The Thermoflavifilum sp. genome contains a region encoding:
- a CDS encoding ATP-dependent Clp protease adaptor ClpS produces MGEQITSIERNPQAVDALTAWYELIVWNDDVNTFDWVIESLIEICHHTLEQATQCAYIIHFKGKYAVKKGSYELLHPMKDALIDRGIQATISTCGDEI; encoded by the coding sequence ATGGGAGAACAAATAACATCCATCGAGCGGAACCCCCAAGCAGTTGATGCACTTACTGCATGGTATGAACTGATTGTCTGGAATGATGATGTAAATACATTCGACTGGGTGATAGAATCGTTGATTGAGATTTGCCATCACACCCTTGAACAGGCTACGCAGTGCGCTTATATCATCCATTTCAAAGGAAAATATGCCGTTAAAAAAGGATCTTATGAGTTGCTGCATCCTATGAAAGATGCACTCATCGATCGAGGCATCCAGGCCACAATTTCAACATGCGGAGATGAAATTTAA
- a CDS encoding aldo/keto reductase, with protein MEYRTLGKTNMQLSVVTFGAWAIGGWMWGGTNIKEAEEAIHAAYHEGITSFDTAPVYGQGLSEEILGRALKAYPRDRVQILTKYGMRWDLEKGEFAFLSKNNEGKDIKIYKYAGKESVIKECEDSLRRLQTDYIDLYQIHWPDSTTPVEETMEAVQRLIEQGKVRAAGVCNYSVELMERARTVIELASNQVPYSMVRRDIEKDVVPYCQKHQLGILAYSPLQRGLLTGKYQPDHVFREGDTRPDTPFFKPENIRRVNAFLEKIKPIAQDRGVTLSQLVVRWTVQQPGITVALVGARNAQQARENARAGTFTLTAEELQKIEQEYQQLSLV; from the coding sequence ATGGAATACCGTACTTTAGGAAAAACCAACATGCAACTATCTGTGGTTACTTTCGGTGCCTGGGCTATCGGTGGATGGATGTGGGGTGGAACGAATATCAAAGAGGCTGAAGAAGCTATCCACGCTGCTTATCATGAAGGCATCACTTCATTCGACACAGCTCCGGTATATGGACAGGGATTGAGTGAAGAAATCCTGGGTAGAGCCCTGAAAGCTTATCCGCGCGACCGGGTGCAGATCCTCACCAAATACGGTATGCGCTGGGATCTGGAAAAAGGTGAATTCGCTTTTCTCAGTAAAAACAACGAAGGCAAGGATATTAAAATCTATAAATATGCAGGCAAAGAAAGCGTAATCAAAGAATGTGAAGACAGTCTGCGCCGCCTGCAAACGGATTACATCGACCTGTACCAGATTCACTGGCCCGATAGTACCACACCGGTGGAAGAAACCATGGAAGCCGTGCAACGCCTCATCGAACAGGGAAAAGTAAGAGCCGCCGGTGTTTGTAATTATTCTGTGGAGCTCATGGAACGGGCCCGTACGGTCATTGAATTAGCATCCAACCAGGTGCCCTACAGCATGGTGCGCCGCGATATTGAAAAAGATGTGGTACCTTATTGCCAGAAACACCAGCTGGGTATCCTTGCCTATAGCCCATTGCAACGAGGATTACTCACGGGCAAATATCAACCCGATCATGTGTTCCGTGAAGGAGATACGCGCCCCGACACGCCCTTTTTCAAACCGGAAAACATTCGCCGGGTGAATGCTTTCTTAGAAAAAATCAAACCTATAGCTCAGGATAGGGGCGTAACCCTTTCCCAGCTGGTGGTGAGGTGGACCGTTCAACAACCTGGCATTACCGTGGCGCTGGTGGGTGCACGAAACGCCCAGCAGGCCAGGGAAAACGCACGGGCGGGTACGTTTACGCTTACGGCCGAAGAATTACAAAAAATTGAACAGGAATATCAACAACTTAGTTTAGTTTAG
- a CDS encoding L,D-transpeptidase family protein has translation MKKFWKGVGLLPGLIFTLSAWAQHGFLQQQLRYPMVQMAYHNKDSLLKAEFAAKGLKWPPRYLYIRSFKYDSQLEVWVKANPEDSFRLFKIYRICALSGTMGPKRMQGDYQVPEGFYYINHFNPRSSYHLSLGLNYPNTSDLLSIQHDSDPGGDIYIHGSCVSRGCIPLTDSQIEELYLLAVYAHDAGQDFIPVHIFPIRFGNPQSENYLSSLNDVNPAARQLWQTLREAYTYFNKAHQLPVIMTDTKGQYVMAVPQPKEIDISQATGGRG, from the coding sequence ATGAAAAAGTTCTGGAAAGGCGTGGGGCTTTTGCCGGGTTTGATATTTACCCTCTCAGCCTGGGCTCAACATGGATTTTTACAACAGCAGCTCCGTTATCCCATGGTGCAAATGGCCTATCACAATAAAGATTCCCTGTTGAAGGCCGAATTTGCCGCAAAAGGGCTGAAGTGGCCACCACGTTACCTCTACATCCGTTCATTTAAATATGATAGCCAGCTGGAAGTGTGGGTGAAAGCTAATCCCGAAGATAGTTTCCGATTATTTAAAATCTATCGGATCTGTGCGCTTTCCGGTACCATGGGCCCCAAACGGATGCAGGGCGACTATCAGGTGCCTGAAGGTTTTTATTATATCAACCATTTTAATCCCCGCAGCAGTTATCATCTTTCACTGGGATTGAATTACCCCAATACATCGGATCTGCTCTCCATCCAGCACGACAGTGATCCGGGTGGGGATATTTATATCCATGGCAGCTGTGTATCGCGGGGATGCATACCCCTGACCGACAGCCAGATTGAAGAACTGTACCTGCTTGCCGTATATGCCCATGATGCCGGACAGGATTTTATTCCCGTGCATATCTTCCCGATTCGTTTCGGCAACCCCCAGTCGGAAAATTATCTCTCCAGCCTGAACGATGTGAATCCTGCCGCCCGACAGCTCTGGCAGACCCTGCGTGAGGCCTACACCTATTTTAATAAAGCCCATCAGCTGCCCGTGATCATGACCGACACAAAAGGCCAATATGTGATGGCTGTTCCACAACCCAAAGAAATCGATATAAGCCAGGCAACTGGGGGGAGAGGCTGA